A section of the Arabiibacter massiliensis genome encodes:
- a CDS encoding alkyl sulfatase dimerization domain-containing protein: protein MTCNHNLDRRTFITGTFATGALVAAGAALCGCAGDPGAAGDSPAPTSDALASLNADPKPATDPTAAANQAVYALLDFDDERERDFASRNLIAAPEALEITDDAGKLVWSQKAYAFLDGADGQPAEAPDTANPSLWRNTQLNHLFGLFEVVDGIYQVRGYDMTNITFVRGDTGWIVFDPLMSVECSRAAFQLVTEHLGERPVMGVIISHTHIDHFGGIKGIVSEEEVAARSIPIIVPEHFVEHAVSESVYAGNAVGRRAAYQYGTMLEPGAQGSLCIGIGMGQSKGTTSYIAPNDVITATGDVRTIDGVTLEFQMTPGTEAPAEMNTWLPQFKALWVAENCTGTLHNLYTLRGAEVRDGNAWANYLMEAKARYGAQAEVTFQSHNWPHWGNDFVNEYLENTAAMYKFIAGQTLMYLNQGYTSTEIADMIQLPADLEKNWYTRQYYGTVRHNAKAVYQKYMGWYDANPVNLNPLPPVDAAKKFVEYFGDVDAVLARAAQDFEAGEYQWVAQVTNLIVFADPTNQAARLLCADALEQLGYIAESGPWRNAYLTGAKELRDGVDADPKYRATGSSDLQRAMTASMMLDNLGIMTDSTAAQDTNLKVNLAFTDDDPYLLTMRAGVVLYERGVQADDADATLTLPRIGMFAILSRDEEAQAKSIQVEGDPDILKKLTEHLVTYEFFFNIVEP, encoded by the coding sequence ATGACCTGCAACCACAACCTCGACCGGCGCACGTTCATCACCGGCACGTTCGCCACGGGGGCGCTCGTGGCCGCCGGGGCCGCGCTCTGCGGCTGCGCGGGCGACCCAGGCGCAGCGGGCGACTCCCCCGCTCCCACAAGCGACGCCCTGGCCAGCCTGAACGCCGACCCCAAGCCCGCCACCGACCCCACGGCCGCCGCCAACCAGGCCGTGTACGCGCTGCTCGACTTCGACGACGAACGCGAGCGCGACTTCGCCAGCCGCAACCTCATCGCGGCCCCCGAGGCGCTCGAGATCACCGACGACGCCGGCAAGCTCGTGTGGAGCCAGAAGGCCTACGCGTTCCTCGACGGCGCGGACGGCCAGCCCGCAGAGGCGCCCGACACCGCCAACCCCAGCCTCTGGCGCAATACGCAGCTCAACCACCTGTTCGGCCTGTTCGAGGTGGTGGACGGCATCTACCAGGTGCGCGGCTACGACATGACCAACATCACGTTCGTGCGCGGCGACACCGGCTGGATCGTGTTCGACCCGCTCATGAGCGTGGAGTGCTCGCGCGCCGCGTTCCAGCTGGTGACCGAGCACCTAGGCGAGCGCCCCGTCATGGGCGTCATCATCAGCCACACGCACATCGACCACTTCGGCGGCATCAAGGGCATCGTGTCCGAGGAGGAGGTGGCCGCGCGCAGCATCCCCATCATCGTGCCGGAGCACTTCGTGGAGCACGCCGTGTCCGAGAGCGTGTACGCCGGCAACGCGGTGGGCCGCCGCGCTGCCTACCAGTACGGCACCATGCTCGAGCCCGGCGCGCAGGGCAGCCTCTGCATCGGCATCGGCATGGGCCAGTCGAAGGGCACCACGTCCTACATCGCGCCGAACGACGTCATCACCGCCACGGGCGACGTCCGCACCATCGACGGCGTTACCCTGGAGTTCCAGATGACGCCCGGCACCGAGGCCCCGGCCGAGATGAACACGTGGCTTCCCCAGTTCAAGGCGCTGTGGGTGGCCGAGAACTGCACGGGCACGCTTCACAACCTGTACACGCTGCGGGGTGCTGAGGTGCGCGACGGCAACGCCTGGGCGAACTACCTCATGGAGGCCAAGGCGCGCTACGGGGCGCAGGCCGAGGTGACGTTCCAGTCGCACAACTGGCCGCACTGGGGCAACGACTTCGTGAACGAGTACCTGGAGAACACGGCCGCCATGTACAAGTTCATCGCCGGCCAGACGCTCATGTACCTGAACCAGGGCTACACGTCCACCGAGATCGCCGACATGATCCAGCTGCCCGCCGACCTGGAGAAGAACTGGTACACGCGCCAGTACTACGGCACCGTGCGCCACAACGCGAAGGCGGTCTACCAGAAGTACATGGGCTGGTACGACGCGAACCCCGTGAACCTGAACCCCCTGCCGCCGGTGGACGCGGCCAAGAAGTTCGTGGAATACTTCGGCGACGTGGACGCCGTGCTGGCCCGCGCCGCGCAGGACTTCGAGGCCGGCGAATACCAGTGGGTGGCGCAGGTGACGAACCTCATCGTGTTCGCCGACCCGACGAATCAGGCCGCGCGCCTTCTGTGCGCCGACGCGCTCGAACAGCTGGGCTACATCGCCGAGTCGGGCCCGTGGCGCAACGCCTACCTCACCGGCGCCAAGGAGCTGCGCGACGGCGTGGACGCCGACCCGAAGTACCGCGCCACCGGCTCGTCCGACCTGCAGCGTGCCATGACCGCCAGCATGATGCTGGACAACCTCGGCATCATGACGGACTCCACCGCCGCGCAGGACACGAACCTCAAGGTGAACCTGGCTTTCACCGACGACGACCCCTACCTGCTCACCATGCGCGCGGGCGTCGTGCTCTACGAGCGCGGCGTGCAGGCGGACGACGCCGACGCCACGCTCACGCTGCCGCGCATCGGCATGTTCGCCATCCTCAGCCGCGACGAGGAGGCCCAGGCGAAGTCCATCCAGGTGGAAGGCGACCCCGACATCCTCAAGAAGCTCACCGAGCACCTGGTAACCTACGAGTTCTTCTTCAACATCGTCGAGCCGTAA